The following proteins are co-located in the Camelina sativa cultivar DH55 chromosome 12, Cs, whole genome shotgun sequence genome:
- the LOC104732458 gene encoding uncharacterized protein At4g13230-like, whose amino-acid sequence MTSFAVVARLITRARASIPTRLVHGSTRNEASVCDKATEAQQKVAKKADEGAQTISDAAGNLKDKAKNTAEEAWDKVKDTTEKIKDTVTGKTEETKESIKATAKTVERSMNTKNLK is encoded by the exons ATGACAAGCTTCGCAGTTGTTGCAAGACTCATCACAAGAGCTCGTGCTTCCATCCCGACAAGACTCGTCCAT gGAAGTACACGGAATGAAGCCTCCGTCTGTGACAAAGCCACAGAGGCTCAGCAAAAG GTGGCCAAGAAGGCAGATGAAGGAGCACAGACGATCTCGGACGCTGCTGGTAACTTGAAGGATAAGGCGAAGAACACTGCAGAGGAGGCATGGGATAAAGTGAAGGACACTACGGAGAAGATCAAAGATACGGTCACCGGAAAAACCGAAGAAACCAAGGAGTCCATTAAAGCCACTGCCAAGACCGTCGAGAGAAGCATGAACACCAAGAACCTCAAATGA
- the LOC104732459 gene encoding defensin-like protein 37 — protein sequence MAVKLIYLCLFVYIALLISGVATTQGRTMTTSGRGRGGKSGRTEWLYVAGECAKLPRCNKYCVSNGFHLGGFCKKLSPQASSLFCVCKYT from the exons ATGGCCGTGAAGCTCATTTACCTCTGTCTTTTCGTATACATTGCCCTTCTCATTTCAG GGGTGGCTACTACTCAAGGCCGGACAATGACCACATCTGGGAGAGGACGGGGTGGGAAGAGTGGTCGGACGGAATGGCTGTATGTAGCCGGAGAATGTGCGAAATTACCACGTTGCAACAAATATTGCGTCTCCAATGGGTTTCATCTTGGTGGGTTTTGTAAGAAACTATCCCCTCAAGCTTCATCTCTTTTTTGTGTCTGTAAATATACCTAG